One Littorina saxatilis isolate snail1 linkage group LG1, US_GU_Lsax_2.0, whole genome shotgun sequence genomic window carries:
- the LOC138973712 gene encoding HCLS1-associated protein X-1-like, which produces MDPNEIFKRFFGGPFPGFGEGGVGPSPGQGDGWSDGSHHGADMFDDMQRQMQQQMEEMDKQMREVFRIFRIPQEPSDQGIPALSDGREERVSKSKSNPRDHMLKDDKATPPSSQQTEPPGFSSPGPNFGILSDWIDQFTKLPKWNRVHPEDRIDRDLDGKSPSSAEIADLFKQKKEEPSRELMPAHPFSFRSNSVRIQTVIGADGVVEERRTVRDSSGREETTVTRRVGDSSHTVTTIKDSQGREEKHETYNNIDKEKLTQFDQQWTGKNILTEPDCPVKTSPRKRGILSDENRGIFRKFFGF; this is translated from the exons ATGGATCCAAATGAGATCTTCAAACGTTTTTTTGGAGGGCCGTTCCCAGGATTTGGTGAAGGAGGAGTGGG TCCAAGTCCTGGGCAGGGAGATGGCTGGTCAGATGGGAGCCACCATGGTGCAGACATGTTTGATGACATGCAGCGTCAGATGCAGCAACAGATGGAAGAGATGGACAAGCAGATGAGAGAAGTCTTCCGCATCTTCCGCATTCCCCAAGAGCCTTCAG ATCAAGGCATTCCAGCTCTGTCTGATGGACGGGAGGAGAGAGTTTCTAAGTCAAAGTCCAACCCTCGTGATCATATGCTGAAAGACGACAAAGCAACGCCTCCATCGTCACAGCAAACAGAACCTCCAGGATTCTCATCACCAGGACCTAACTTTGGCATCCTGTCTGACTGG ATAGATCAATTTACCAAGCTACCTAAGTGGAACAGAGTTCACCCAGAAGATAGGATAGACAGAG ATCTGGATGGGAAGAGCCCAAGCAGTGCAGAAATTGCTGACCTGTTCAAGCAGAAGAAAGAAGAACCTTCGAGGGAACTGATGCCAGCACACCCTTTTTCCTTCAGAAGCAACAGCGTCCGCATTCAGACTGTCATTGGAGCTGATGGG GTGGTAGAAGAACGACGCACAGTGCGAGATTCCAGTGGACGAGAGGAGACAACAGTGACACGGAGAGTGGGCGACAGCTCTCATACTGTCACGACTATCAAGGACAGCCAAGGTCGTGAAGAAAAACACGAGACTTATAACAATATTGATAAAG AAAAACTGACCCAGTTTGATCAACAGTGGACTGGGAAGAACATTCTCACAGAACCAGACTGCCCTGTGAAAACTTCACCAAGAAAGAGGGGCATTCTTTCAGATGAAAACAGAGGAATTTTCCGGAAATTCTTTGGATTCTAG